ACGAACTGTACGAGGAGGACGACGAGTTCGTCCTCACAGTGGAGCTTCCCGGCTTCGACCGCGAGGAGATCGACCTCGCGTGGGACAACGGTGTGCTGAACATCGCCGCCGAGCACGCTGACGAGGAGCGTGGTCGGAAACGGACCTATCACCGGCGGTTCAGGTTCCCGAAGGACGTCGACGAGGCGGAGATCTCCGCGTCGTACACCAACGGCATCCTCGAAGTGACGCTCCCGGTCGAGACCGAAGCCGCCGCCCACGGGACGGCGATTCCGATCGAGGGGTAGTCTCGGAGCAGCCTGACCTCGCTGCGGTTCCGGATCGGTACCCCGGGCCGACGCCACGTCGGTGCGGGTGAGGTAACTCCTTGTACTCGCTCGCGTAGCGAACACCAATGGTAGCCTCTGCGGTCCTGATCGGCGGGGTGGCTGTCGCGATCTTCGTCGGCGTCAACATCGGCGGGTCCTCGACCGGCGTCGCGTTCGGGCCGGCGACCGGGAGCGGCGTCCTCTCGATGCGGTCGGCGTCGGCGTTGATGGCGGTGTTCGTGCTCATCGGCGGGTTCACTATCGGAACCAACGTCGTCGAAACTCTCGGGAGCGGCTTCGTCCCCGCGGAGTACTTTACCCCCGCGGCGTCGATCGGCGTGCTACTCTTCATCGGGTTCGGGATCCTGTTCGGCAACCTGGTGAAGGTTTCCACAAGCACCAGCCAGACCGCCGTTGCCGCGGTCGTCGGAATGGGCGCGGCTCTCGGCGTCCTCGACTGGCGGACGGTGGGCGTCGTGGTGCTGTGGTGGATCCTCTCGGCGATCCTGGCCTTCTGGGTGTGTGCGTTCGTGGGCCGGTACCTCTACGACGCCGTGGTGGCGACGCTCGATCTCGAATCCAGGAACACGAAGCTCGCCGAACTAGTCGTGATCGCGATTAGTTGCTACATGGCGTTCTCCGCCGGGGCCTCGAACGTCGCGAACGCGGTCGCACCGCTGGTCGGCTCCGGGCAGTTCGGGATGCTCACGGGCGTTGCGCTCGGCGGCGTC
This genomic stretch from Halobellus ruber harbors:
- a CDS encoding inorganic phosphate transporter produces the protein MVASAVLIGGVAVAIFVGVNIGGSSTGVAFGPATGSGVLSMRSASALMAVFVLIGGFTIGTNVVETLGSGFVPAEYFTPAASIGVLLFIGFGILFGNLVKVSTSTSQTAVAAVVGMGAALGVLDWRTVGVVVLWWILSAILAFWVCAFVGRYLYDAVVATLDLESRNTKLAELVVIAISCYMAFSAGASNVANAVAPLVGSGQFGMLTGVALGGVAIGAGAFALGPRTMETVGEDITDLSLEASLIAEMIAASVLTGLSWAGIPASLAVVLTACVIGLGWGRASRRVPLPAVVRPEGLTERERSAWAGDQLDLFHPGTTKRIVITWIATPTVAGLVAFGAFEAAQRLQLLA
- a CDS encoding Hsp20/alpha crystallin family protein gives rise to the protein MALPTDPASSWMQGLGFPSRIFDDAGTDYELYEEDDEFVLTVELPGFDREEIDLAWDNGVLNIAAEHADEERGRKRTYHRRFRFPKDVDEAEISASYTNGILEVTLPVETEAAAHGTAIPIEG